One window of the Ictidomys tridecemlineatus isolate mIctTri1 chromosome 11, mIctTri1.hap1, whole genome shotgun sequence genome contains the following:
- the Epha8 gene encoding ephrin type-A receptor 8 isoform X4, protein MAPARGRLPPALWVVTAAAAAATCVSAARGEVNLLDTSTIHGDWGWLTYPAHGWDSINEVDESFRPIHTYQVCNVMSPNQNNWLRTSWVPRDGARRVYAEIKFTLRDCNSMPGVLGTCKETFNLYYLESDRDLGSSTQESQFLKIDTIAADESFTGADLGVRRLKLNTEVRGVGPLSKRGFYLAFQDIGACLAILSLRIYYKKCPAMVRNLAAFSEAVTGADSSSLVEVRGQCVRHSEERDTPKMYCSAEGEWLVPIGKCVCSAGYEEQRDACVACELGFYKSAPGDQLCARCPPHSHSAAPAAQACRCDLSYYRAALDPPSAACTRPPSAPVNLISSVNGTSVTLEWAPPLDPGGRSDITYNAVCRRCPWALSHCEACGSGTRFVPQQTSLVQASLLVANLLAHMNYSFWIEAVNGVSDLSPEPRRAAIVNITTNQAAPSQVVVIRQERAGQTSVSLLWQEPEQPNGIILEYEVKYYEKDKEMQSYSTLKAVTTRATVSGLKPGTRYVFQVRARTSAGCGRFSRAVEVETGKPRPRYDTRTIVWICLTLISGLVVLLLLLICKKRHCGYSKAFQDSDEEKMQYQSGQAPPPVFLPLHRPPGKLPEPQCCAEPHTYEEPGRAGRASTREIEASRVHIEKIIGSGESGEVCYGRLRVPGQQDVPVAIKTLKAGYTERQRRDFLSEASIMGQFDHPNVIRLEGVVTRGRLAMIVTEYMENGSLDAFLRTHDGQFTITQLVGMLRGVGAGMRYLSDLGYIHRDLAARNVLVDGNLVCKVSDFGLSRVLEDDPNAAYTTTGGKIPIRWTAPEAIAFRTFSSASDVWSFGVVMWEVLAYGERPYWNMTNRDVISSVEEGYRLPAPMGCPRALHQLMLDCWQKDRAQRPRFSHIVSVLDALIRSPESLRATATAGRCLPPAFARSCFDLRGGGGGGGLTVGDWLDSIRMGRYRDHFAAGGYSSLGMVLRMDAQDVRALGITLMGHQKKILGSIQTMRAQLTSTQGPRRHL, encoded by the exons ATGGCCCCCGCCCGGGGCCGCCTGCCCCCCGCGCTCTGGGTCGTCACtgccgcggcggcggcggccacCTGCGTGTCCGCGGCGCGCGGCGAAG TGAACTTGCTGGACACGTCGACCATCCACGGGGACTGGGGCTGGCTCACGTACCCGGCGCACGGG TGGGACTCCATCAACGAGGTGGACGAGTCCTTCCGGCCCATCCACACGTACCAGGTGTGCAACGTCATGAgccccaaccagaacaactggcTGCGCACGAGCTGGGTGCCCCGCGACGGTGCCCGGCGCGTCTACGCCGAGATCAAGTTCACGCTGCGCGACTGCAACAGCATGCCCGGCGTGCTGGGCACCTGCAAGGAGACCTTCAACCTCTACTACCTGGAGTCGGACCGCGACCTGGGCTCCAGCACGCAGGAAAGCCAGTTCCTCAAAATCGACACCATCGCGGCCGACGAGAGCTTCACGGGCGCCGACCTGGGCGTGCGGCGGCTCAAACTCAACACGGAGGTGCGCGGCGTGGGTCCGCTCAGCAAGCGCGGCTTCTACCTGGCCTTCCAGGACATCGGCGCCTGCCTCGCCATCCTCTCCCTCCGCATCTATTACAAGAAGTGCCCCGCCATGGTGCGCAACCTGGCGGCCTTCTCGGAGGCGGTGACCGGCGCAGACTCGTCCTCGCTGGTGGAGGTGCGGGGCCAGTGCGTGCGGCACTCGGAGGAGCGGGACACCCCCAAGATGTACTGCAGCGCCGAGGGCGAGTGGCTGGTGCCCATTGGCAAGTGCGTGTGCAGCGCCGGCTACGAGGAGCAGCGGGATGCGTGCGTGG CCTGTGAGCTGGGCTTCTACAAGTCAGCCCCTGGGGACCAGCTGTGTGCCCGCTGCCCGCCCCACAGCCACTCGGCAGCTCCGGCTGCCCAGGCCTGCCGCTGTGACCTCAGCTACTACCGGGCGGCCCTGGACCCGCCTTCTGCAGCCTGTACCC GGCCACCCTCGGCACCAGTGAACCTCATCTCCAGTGTAAATGGCACGTCTGTGACCCTGGAATGGGCCCCGCCCCTGGACCCAGGTGGCCGCAGTGACATCACCTACAACGCCGTGTGCCGCCGCTGCCCCTGGGCGCTGAGCCACTGTGAGGCGTGTGGGAGCGGCACCCGCTTCGTGCCCCAGCAGACCAGCCTGGTGCAGGCCAGCCTGCTGGTGGCCAACCTGCTGGCCCACATGAACTACTCCTTCTGGATCGAGGCCGTCAACGGCGTGTCCGACCTGAGCCCCGAGCCCCGCCGGGCGGCCATCGTCAACATCACCACCAACCAGGCAG CCCCGTCCCAGGTGGTGGTGATCCGGCAGGAGCGCGCGGGCCAGACCAGCGTGTCGCTGCTGTGGCAGGAGCCGGAGCAGCCCAACGGCATCATCCTGGAGTACGAGGTCAAGTACTACGAGAAG GACAAGGAGATGCAGAGCTACTCCACCCTCAAGGCCGTCACCACCCGGGCCACCGTGTCGGGCCTCAAGCCGGGCACGCGCTACGTGTTCCAGGTGCGGGCGCGCACGTCGGCGGGCTGTGGCCGCTTCAGCCGGGCCGTGGAGGTGGAGACCGGGAAGCCCC GGCCCCGCTACGACACCCGGACCATCGTCTGGATCTGCCTGACGCTCATCTCGGGCCTGGTGGTGCTTCTGCTTTTGCTCATCTGCAAGAAGAG GCACTGTGGCTACAGCAAGGCCTTCCAGGACTCGGACGAGGAGAAGATGCAGTACCAGAGCGGCCAGG CGCCGCCCCCCGTCTTCCTGCCCCTGCACCGCCCCCCGGGGAAGCTCCCCGAGCCCCAGTGCTGCGCCGAGCCGCACACCTACGAGGAGCCGGGCCGGGCGGGCCGCGCCTCCACCCGCGAGATCGAGGCCTCCAGGGTCCACATCGAGAAGATCATCGGTTCCG GGGAGTCCGGAGAAGTCTGCTACGGGCGACTGCGGGTGCCGGGGCAGCAGGATGTGCCCGTGGCCATCAAGACCCTCAAAGCCGGCTACACGGAGAGACAGCGGCGGGACTTCCTGAGCGAGGCCTCCATCATGGGCCAGTTCGACCACCCCAACGTCATCCGCCTCGAGGGCGTCGTCACCCGTG GCCGCCTGGCAATGATCGTGACGGAATATATGGAGAACGGCTCTCTGGACGCCTTCCTGAGG ACCCACGACGGACAGTTCACCATCACGCAGCTGGTGGGCATGCTCAGAGGTGTGGGCGCCGGCATGCGCTACCTCTCAGACCTGGGCTACATCCACCGTGACCTGGCTGCCCGCAACGTCCTGGTGGACGGCAACCTGGTGTGCAAGGTGTCGGACTTCGGGCTCTCGCGGGTGCTGGAGGACGACCCCAATGCCGCCTACACCACCACG GGAGGGAAGATCCCCATCCGCTGGACGGCGCCCGAGGCCATCGCCTTCCGGACCTTCTCCTCGGCCAGTGACGTTTGGAGCTTCGGCGTGGTCATGTGGGAGGTGCTGGCCTACGGGGAGAGGCCCTACTGGAACATGACCAACCGGGAC GTCATCAGCTCCGTGGAGGAGGGGTACCGCCTGCCCGCGCCCATGGGCTGCCCCCGCGCCCTGCACCAGCTCATGCTGGACTGCTGGCAGAAGGACCGGGCCCAGCGGCCGCGATTCTCCCACATTGTCAGTGTCCTCGATGCGCTGATCCGCAGCCCCGAGAGTCTCAGGGCCACAGCCACGGCCGGCAG GTGCCTGCCCCCTGCATTTGCCAGGAGTTGCTTTGACCTCCGAGGGGGCGGTGGCGGCGGGGGCCTCACTGTGGGGGACTGGCTGGACTCCATCCGCATGGGCCGGTACCGGGACCACTTCGCGGCTGGCGGGTACTCTTCCCTCGGCATGGTGCTGCGCATGGACGCCCA GGATGTGCGGGCCCTGGGCATTACCCTCATGGGCCACCAGAAGAAGATCCTGGGCAGCATCCAGACCATGCGGGCCCAGCTGACCAGCACCCAGGGGCCCCGCCGGCATCTCTGA
- the Epha8 gene encoding ephrin type-A receptor 8 isoform X6 encodes MAPARGRLPPALWVVTAAAAAATCVSAARGEVNLLDTSTIHGDWGWLTYPAHGWDSINEVDESFRPIHTYQVCNVMSPNQNNWLRTSWVPRDGARRVYAEIKFTLRDCNSMPGVLGTCKETFNLYYLESDRDLGSSTQESQFLKIDTIAADESFTGADLGVRRLKLNTEVRGVGPLSKRGFYLAFQDIGACLAILSLRIYYKKCPAMVRNLAAFSEAVTGADSSSLVEVRGQCVRHSEERDTPKMYCSAEGEWLVPIGKCVCSAGYEEQRDACVACELGFYKSAPGDQLCARCPPHSHSAAPAAQACRCDLSYYRAALDPPSAACTRPPSAPVNLISSVNGTSVTLEWAPPLDPGGRSDITYNAVCRRCPWALSHCEACGSGTRFVPQQTSLVQASLLVANLLAHMNYSFWIEAVNGVSDLSPEPRRAAIVNITTNQAAPSQVVVIRQERAGQTSVSLLWQEPEQPNGIILEYEVKYYEKDKEMQSYSTLKAVTTRATVSGLKPGTRYVFQVRARTSAGCGRFSRAVEVETGKPRPRYDTRTIVWICLTLISGLVVLLLLLICKKSCHSSAGWRTGTLPCRLLTGQGLAWAQAEP; translated from the exons ATGGCCCCCGCCCGGGGCCGCCTGCCCCCCGCGCTCTGGGTCGTCACtgccgcggcggcggcggccacCTGCGTGTCCGCGGCGCGCGGCGAAG TGAACTTGCTGGACACGTCGACCATCCACGGGGACTGGGGCTGGCTCACGTACCCGGCGCACGGG TGGGACTCCATCAACGAGGTGGACGAGTCCTTCCGGCCCATCCACACGTACCAGGTGTGCAACGTCATGAgccccaaccagaacaactggcTGCGCACGAGCTGGGTGCCCCGCGACGGTGCCCGGCGCGTCTACGCCGAGATCAAGTTCACGCTGCGCGACTGCAACAGCATGCCCGGCGTGCTGGGCACCTGCAAGGAGACCTTCAACCTCTACTACCTGGAGTCGGACCGCGACCTGGGCTCCAGCACGCAGGAAAGCCAGTTCCTCAAAATCGACACCATCGCGGCCGACGAGAGCTTCACGGGCGCCGACCTGGGCGTGCGGCGGCTCAAACTCAACACGGAGGTGCGCGGCGTGGGTCCGCTCAGCAAGCGCGGCTTCTACCTGGCCTTCCAGGACATCGGCGCCTGCCTCGCCATCCTCTCCCTCCGCATCTATTACAAGAAGTGCCCCGCCATGGTGCGCAACCTGGCGGCCTTCTCGGAGGCGGTGACCGGCGCAGACTCGTCCTCGCTGGTGGAGGTGCGGGGCCAGTGCGTGCGGCACTCGGAGGAGCGGGACACCCCCAAGATGTACTGCAGCGCCGAGGGCGAGTGGCTGGTGCCCATTGGCAAGTGCGTGTGCAGCGCCGGCTACGAGGAGCAGCGGGATGCGTGCGTGG CCTGTGAGCTGGGCTTCTACAAGTCAGCCCCTGGGGACCAGCTGTGTGCCCGCTGCCCGCCCCACAGCCACTCGGCAGCTCCGGCTGCCCAGGCCTGCCGCTGTGACCTCAGCTACTACCGGGCGGCCCTGGACCCGCCTTCTGCAGCCTGTACCC GGCCACCCTCGGCACCAGTGAACCTCATCTCCAGTGTAAATGGCACGTCTGTGACCCTGGAATGGGCCCCGCCCCTGGACCCAGGTGGCCGCAGTGACATCACCTACAACGCCGTGTGCCGCCGCTGCCCCTGGGCGCTGAGCCACTGTGAGGCGTGTGGGAGCGGCACCCGCTTCGTGCCCCAGCAGACCAGCCTGGTGCAGGCCAGCCTGCTGGTGGCCAACCTGCTGGCCCACATGAACTACTCCTTCTGGATCGAGGCCGTCAACGGCGTGTCCGACCTGAGCCCCGAGCCCCGCCGGGCGGCCATCGTCAACATCACCACCAACCAGGCAG CCCCGTCCCAGGTGGTGGTGATCCGGCAGGAGCGCGCGGGCCAGACCAGCGTGTCGCTGCTGTGGCAGGAGCCGGAGCAGCCCAACGGCATCATCCTGGAGTACGAGGTCAAGTACTACGAGAAG GACAAGGAGATGCAGAGCTACTCCACCCTCAAGGCCGTCACCACCCGGGCCACCGTGTCGGGCCTCAAGCCGGGCACGCGCTACGTGTTCCAGGTGCGGGCGCGCACGTCGGCGGGCTGTGGCCGCTTCAGCCGGGCCGTGGAGGTGGAGACCGGGAAGCCCC GGCCCCGCTACGACACCCGGACCATCGTCTGGATCTGCCTGACGCTCATCTCGGGCCTGGTGGTGCTTCTGCTTTTGCTCATCTGCAAGAAGAG CTGTCACAGTTCAGCTGGGTGGAGGACGGGGACTCTCCCCTGCAGACTCCTCACAGGGCAGGGGCTGGCCTGGGCCCAGGCAGAGCCGTGA
- the Epha8 gene encoding ephrin type-A receptor 8 isoform X7, with product MAPARGRLPPALWVVTAAAAAATCVSAARGEVNLLDTSTIHGDWGWLTYPAHGWDSINEVDESFRPIHTYQVCNVMSPNQNNWLRTSWVPRDGARRVYAEIKFTLRDCNSMPGVLGTCKETFNLYYLESDRDLGSSTQESQFLKIDTIAADESFTGADLGVRRLKLNTEVRGVGPLSKRGFYLAFQDIGACLAILSLRIYYKKCPAMVRNLAAFSEAVTGADSSSLVEVRGQCVRHSEERDTPKMYCSAEGEWLVPIGKCVCSAGYEEQRDACVACELGFYKSAPGDQLCARCPPHSHSAAPAAQACRCDLSYYRAALDPPSAACTRPPSAPVNLISSVNGTSVTLEWAPPLDPGGRSDITYNAVCRRCPWALSHCEACGSGTRFVPQQTSLVQASLLVANLLAHMNYSFWIEAVNGVSDLSPEPRRAAIVNITTNQAAAWYCCEASERERWRSSQPAPGPWHILSSCHQKVTSL from the exons ATGGCCCCCGCCCGGGGCCGCCTGCCCCCCGCGCTCTGGGTCGTCACtgccgcggcggcggcggccacCTGCGTGTCCGCGGCGCGCGGCGAAG TGAACTTGCTGGACACGTCGACCATCCACGGGGACTGGGGCTGGCTCACGTACCCGGCGCACGGG TGGGACTCCATCAACGAGGTGGACGAGTCCTTCCGGCCCATCCACACGTACCAGGTGTGCAACGTCATGAgccccaaccagaacaactggcTGCGCACGAGCTGGGTGCCCCGCGACGGTGCCCGGCGCGTCTACGCCGAGATCAAGTTCACGCTGCGCGACTGCAACAGCATGCCCGGCGTGCTGGGCACCTGCAAGGAGACCTTCAACCTCTACTACCTGGAGTCGGACCGCGACCTGGGCTCCAGCACGCAGGAAAGCCAGTTCCTCAAAATCGACACCATCGCGGCCGACGAGAGCTTCACGGGCGCCGACCTGGGCGTGCGGCGGCTCAAACTCAACACGGAGGTGCGCGGCGTGGGTCCGCTCAGCAAGCGCGGCTTCTACCTGGCCTTCCAGGACATCGGCGCCTGCCTCGCCATCCTCTCCCTCCGCATCTATTACAAGAAGTGCCCCGCCATGGTGCGCAACCTGGCGGCCTTCTCGGAGGCGGTGACCGGCGCAGACTCGTCCTCGCTGGTGGAGGTGCGGGGCCAGTGCGTGCGGCACTCGGAGGAGCGGGACACCCCCAAGATGTACTGCAGCGCCGAGGGCGAGTGGCTGGTGCCCATTGGCAAGTGCGTGTGCAGCGCCGGCTACGAGGAGCAGCGGGATGCGTGCGTGG CCTGTGAGCTGGGCTTCTACAAGTCAGCCCCTGGGGACCAGCTGTGTGCCCGCTGCCCGCCCCACAGCCACTCGGCAGCTCCGGCTGCCCAGGCCTGCCGCTGTGACCTCAGCTACTACCGGGCGGCCCTGGACCCGCCTTCTGCAGCCTGTACCC GGCCACCCTCGGCACCAGTGAACCTCATCTCCAGTGTAAATGGCACGTCTGTGACCCTGGAATGGGCCCCGCCCCTGGACCCAGGTGGCCGCAGTGACATCACCTACAACGCCGTGTGCCGCCGCTGCCCCTGGGCGCTGAGCCACTGTGAGGCGTGTGGGAGCGGCACCCGCTTCGTGCCCCAGCAGACCAGCCTGGTGCAGGCCAGCCTGCTGGTGGCCAACCTGCTGGCCCACATGAACTACTCCTTCTGGATCGAGGCCGTCAACGGCGTGTCCGACCTGAGCCCCGAGCCCCGCCGGGCGGCCATCGTCAACATCACCACCAACCAGGCAG CTGCGTGGTACTGTTGTGAggcttcagagagagagagatggagaagcTCTCAGCCAGCGCCCGGCCCGTGGCACATACTCAGTTCATGTCATCAGAAGGTGACGTCACTTTGA
- the Epha8 gene encoding ephrin type-A receptor 8 isoform X5 produces MSPNQNNWLRTSWVPRDGARRVYAEIKFTLRDCNSMPGVLGTCKETFNLYYLESDRDLGSSTQESQFLKIDTIAADESFTGADLGVRRLKLNTEVRGVGPLSKRGFYLAFQDIGACLAILSLRIYYKKCPAMVRNLAAFSEAVTGADSSSLVEVRGQCVRHSEERDTPKMYCSAEGEWLVPIGKCVCSAGYEEQRDACVACELGFYKSAPGDQLCARCPPHSHSAAPAAQACRCDLSYYRAALDPPSAACTRPPSAPVNLISSVNGTSVTLEWAPPLDPGGRSDITYNAVCRRCPWALSHCEACGSGTRFVPQQTSLVQASLLVANLLAHMNYSFWIEAVNGVSDLSPEPRRAAIVNITTNQAAPSQVVVIRQERAGQTSVSLLWQEPEQPNGIILEYEVKYYEKVGGGPLTPSRPCLVLVLVRALVLAGQGDAELLHPQGRHHPGHRVGPQAGHALRVPGAGAHVGGLWPLQPGRGGGDREAPAPLRHPDHRLDLPDAHLGPGGASAFAHLQEELSQFSWVEDGDSPLQTPHRAGAGLGPGRAVTVLHRHCGYSKAFQDSDEEKMQYQSGQAPPPVFLPLHRPPGKLPEPQCCAEPHTYEEPGRAGRASTREIEASRVHIEKIIGSGESGEVCYGRLRVPGQQDVPVAIKTLKAGYTERQRRDFLSEASIMGQFDHPNVIRLEGVVTRGRWPARAASACRGPAAQSGLGVHPWATLPLLAPRITLGVGCTPRVSDQRPVPHKSQRLPSCPGRLAMIVTEYMENGSLDAFLRTHDGQFTITQLVGMLRGVGAGMRYLSDLGYIHRDLAARNVLVDGNLVCKVSDFGLSRVLEDDPNAAYTTTGGKIPIRWTAPEAIAFRTFSSASDVWSFGVVMWEVLAYGERPYWNMTNRDVISSVEEGYRLPAPMGCPRALHQLMLDCWQKDRAQRPRFSHIVSVLDALIRSPESLRATATAGRCLPPAFARSCFDLRGGGGGGGLTVGDWLDSIRMGRYRDHFAAGGYSSLGMVLRMDAQDVRALGITLMGHQKKILGSIQTMRAQLTSTQGPRRHL; encoded by the exons ATGAgccccaaccagaacaactggcTGCGCACGAGCTGGGTGCCCCGCGACGGTGCCCGGCGCGTCTACGCCGAGATCAAGTTCACGCTGCGCGACTGCAACAGCATGCCCGGCGTGCTGGGCACCTGCAAGGAGACCTTCAACCTCTACTACCTGGAGTCGGACCGCGACCTGGGCTCCAGCACGCAGGAAAGCCAGTTCCTCAAAATCGACACCATCGCGGCCGACGAGAGCTTCACGGGCGCCGACCTGGGCGTGCGGCGGCTCAAACTCAACACGGAGGTGCGCGGCGTGGGTCCGCTCAGCAAGCGCGGCTTCTACCTGGCCTTCCAGGACATCGGCGCCTGCCTCGCCATCCTCTCCCTCCGCATCTATTACAAGAAGTGCCCCGCCATGGTGCGCAACCTGGCGGCCTTCTCGGAGGCGGTGACCGGCGCAGACTCGTCCTCGCTGGTGGAGGTGCGGGGCCAGTGCGTGCGGCACTCGGAGGAGCGGGACACCCCCAAGATGTACTGCAGCGCCGAGGGCGAGTGGCTGGTGCCCATTGGCAAGTGCGTGTGCAGCGCCGGCTACGAGGAGCAGCGGGATGCGTGCGTGG CCTGTGAGCTGGGCTTCTACAAGTCAGCCCCTGGGGACCAGCTGTGTGCCCGCTGCCCGCCCCACAGCCACTCGGCAGCTCCGGCTGCCCAGGCCTGCCGCTGTGACCTCAGCTACTACCGGGCGGCCCTGGACCCGCCTTCTGCAGCCTGTACCC GGCCACCCTCGGCACCAGTGAACCTCATCTCCAGTGTAAATGGCACGTCTGTGACCCTGGAATGGGCCCCGCCCCTGGACCCAGGTGGCCGCAGTGACATCACCTACAACGCCGTGTGCCGCCGCTGCCCCTGGGCGCTGAGCCACTGTGAGGCGTGTGGGAGCGGCACCCGCTTCGTGCCCCAGCAGACCAGCCTGGTGCAGGCCAGCCTGCTGGTGGCCAACCTGCTGGCCCACATGAACTACTCCTTCTGGATCGAGGCCGTCAACGGCGTGTCCGACCTGAGCCCCGAGCCCCGCCGGGCGGCCATCGTCAACATCACCACCAACCAGGCAG CCCCGTCCCAGGTGGTGGTGATCCGGCAGGAGCGCGCGGGCCAGACCAGCGTGTCGCTGCTGTGGCAGGAGCCGGAGCAGCCCAACGGCATCATCCTGGAGTACGAGGTCAAGTACTACGAGAAGGTAGGCGGCGGCCCGCTGACCCCCTCCCGCCCCTGCCTCGTCCTGGTCCTTGTCCGTGCCCTTGTCCTTGCAGGACAAGGAGATGCAGAGCTACTCCACCCTCAAGGCCGTCACCACCCGGGCCACCGTGTCGGGCCTCAAGCCGGGCACGCGCTACGTGTTCCAGGTGCGGGCGCGCACGTCGGCGGGCTGTGGCCGCTTCAGCCGGGCCGTGGAGGTGGAGACCGGGAAGCCCC GGCCCCGCTACGACACCCGGACCATCGTCTGGATCTGCCTGACGCTCATCTCGGGCCTGGTGGTGCTTCTGCTTTTGCTCATCTGCAAGAAGAG CTGTCACAGTTCAGCTGGGTGGAGGACGGGGACTCTCCCCTGCAGACTCCTCACAGGGCAGGGGCTGGCCTGGGCCCAGGCAGAGCCGTGACCGTCCTCCACAGGCACTGTGGCTACAGCAAGGCCTTCCAGGACTCGGACGAGGAGAAGATGCAGTACCAGAGCGGCCAGG CGCCGCCCCCCGTCTTCCTGCCCCTGCACCGCCCCCCGGGGAAGCTCCCCGAGCCCCAGTGCTGCGCCGAGCCGCACACCTACGAGGAGCCGGGCCGGGCGGGCCGCGCCTCCACCCGCGAGATCGAGGCCTCCAGGGTCCACATCGAGAAGATCATCGGTTCCG GGGAGTCCGGAGAAGTCTGCTACGGGCGACTGCGGGTGCCGGGGCAGCAGGATGTGCCCGTGGCCATCAAGACCCTCAAAGCCGGCTACACGGAGAGACAGCGGCGGGACTTCCTGAGCGAGGCCTCCATCATGGGCCAGTTCGACCACCCCAACGTCATCCGCCTCGAGGGCGTCGTCACCCGTGGTAGGTGGCCGGCCAGGGCAGCCTCAGCCTGCAGGGGCCCTGCTGCCCAGAGCGGGCTCGGAGTCCATCCCTGGGCCACCCTGCCCCTCCTTGCCCCCCGGATTACTCTGGGGGTGGGGTGCACTCCTAGGGTCTCTGATCAGCGCCCTGTCCCCCACAAGAGCCAGCGTCTCCCCTCCTGTCCAGGCCGCCTGGCAATGATCGTGACGGAATATATGGAGAACGGCTCTCTGGACGCCTTCCTGAGG ACCCACGACGGACAGTTCACCATCACGCAGCTGGTGGGCATGCTCAGAGGTGTGGGCGCCGGCATGCGCTACCTCTCAGACCTGGGCTACATCCACCGTGACCTGGCTGCCCGCAACGTCCTGGTGGACGGCAACCTGGTGTGCAAGGTGTCGGACTTCGGGCTCTCGCGGGTGCTGGAGGACGACCCCAATGCCGCCTACACCACCACG GGAGGGAAGATCCCCATCCGCTGGACGGCGCCCGAGGCCATCGCCTTCCGGACCTTCTCCTCGGCCAGTGACGTTTGGAGCTTCGGCGTGGTCATGTGGGAGGTGCTGGCCTACGGGGAGAGGCCCTACTGGAACATGACCAACCGGGAC GTCATCAGCTCCGTGGAGGAGGGGTACCGCCTGCCCGCGCCCATGGGCTGCCCCCGCGCCCTGCACCAGCTCATGCTGGACTGCTGGCAGAAGGACCGGGCCCAGCGGCCGCGATTCTCCCACATTGTCAGTGTCCTCGATGCGCTGATCCGCAGCCCCGAGAGTCTCAGGGCCACAGCCACGGCCGGCAG GTGCCTGCCCCCTGCATTTGCCAGGAGTTGCTTTGACCTCCGAGGGGGCGGTGGCGGCGGGGGCCTCACTGTGGGGGACTGGCTGGACTCCATCCGCATGGGCCGGTACCGGGACCACTTCGCGGCTGGCGGGTACTCTTCCCTCGGCATGGTGCTGCGCATGGACGCCCA GGATGTGCGGGCCCTGGGCATTACCCTCATGGGCCACCAGAAGAAGATCCTGGGCAGCATCCAGACCATGCGGGCCCAGCTGACCAGCACCCAGGGGCCCCGCCGGCATCTCTGA